A stretch of the Haloarcula ordinaria genome encodes the following:
- the guaB gene encoding IMP dehydrogenase, producing the protein MANDSEPFSEKLRVPEALTFDDVLLRPKESRVEPDEADTTTRVTKSVTLQKPVLTAAMDTVTEGDMAIAMARQGGLGVLHRNMDVEQMVDEIARVKRADELIIREVVTARPDQTVREVDEMMERQGVSGAPVVDDDTEEVLGIISGTDIRPYLEVGEDDAVSDAMTDEVVTAPEDVTPREALELMYDHKIERVPIIDEANRLVGLVTMQGILQRREYDEAARADDGSLRCGAAVGPFEVDRAQAADEAGADILFIDCAHAHNANVIDSAREIKAEVEADVVVGNIGTREAAEAVVDFADGVKVGIGPGSICTTRVVTGSGMPQISAVAQVADVASQHDVPVIADGGIRYSGDAIKAIAAGADAVMLGSYFAGTDEAPGRVITMNGKKYKQYRGMGSVGAMNEGGGERYLKDDDENEEYVPEGVEAATPYKGSLASELHQLVGGMQSGMGYVGAATIPEFKQRSEFVRVSAAGQQESHPHDVMITDEAPNYSPES; encoded by the coding sequence ATGGCGAACGATTCCGAGCCCTTTTCGGAGAAACTCCGCGTTCCGGAGGCGCTGACCTTCGACGACGTACTGCTTCGACCGAAGGAGTCCCGCGTCGAGCCCGACGAGGCCGACACGACGACGCGAGTGACCAAGTCGGTCACGCTCCAGAAGCCGGTCCTCACCGCCGCGATGGACACGGTCACGGAGGGCGACATGGCCATCGCAATGGCCCGACAGGGAGGCCTGGGCGTCCTCCACCGGAACATGGACGTCGAGCAGATGGTCGACGAGATAGCGCGTGTCAAGCGCGCCGACGAGCTCATCATCCGGGAAGTGGTCACCGCACGTCCCGACCAGACCGTCCGCGAGGTCGACGAGATGATGGAGCGCCAGGGCGTCTCCGGCGCGCCCGTCGTCGACGACGACACCGAGGAGGTACTCGGTATCATCTCCGGGACGGACATCCGCCCCTATCTCGAAGTGGGAGAGGACGACGCTGTCAGCGACGCGATGACCGACGAGGTCGTCACCGCGCCCGAGGACGTCACGCCCCGCGAGGCGCTTGAGCTCATGTACGACCACAAGATCGAGCGCGTGCCCATCATCGACGAGGCGAATCGACTGGTCGGCCTCGTGACGATGCAGGGGATCCTCCAGCGCCGCGAGTACGACGAGGCCGCCCGTGCCGACGACGGGAGCCTCCGCTGTGGCGCGGCCGTCGGCCCGTTCGAGGTCGACCGCGCCCAGGCGGCCGACGAGGCCGGCGCGGACATCCTCTTCATCGACTGCGCTCACGCGCACAACGCGAACGTCATCGACAGCGCCCGCGAAATCAAGGCCGAGGTCGAAGCCGACGTGGTCGTCGGTAACATCGGCACCCGAGAAGCCGCCGAGGCGGTCGTCGACTTCGCCGACGGGGTGAAGGTCGGCATCGGCCCGGGCTCTATCTGTACGACCCGCGTCGTCACCGGCTCCGGAATGCCCCAGATATCGGCCGTCGCGCAGGTCGCCGACGTGGCCAGCCAGCACGACGTCCCCGTCATCGCCGACGGCGGCATCCGGTACTCCGGTGACGCCATCAAGGCCATCGCCGCCGGCGCCGACGCCGTCATGCTCGGGTCGTACTTCGCCGGGACGGACGAGGCCCCCGGCCGCGTCATCACGATGAACGGGAAGAAGTACAAACAGTACCGCGGGATGGGCAGCGTCGGCGCGATGAACGAGGGCGGCGGTGAACGCTATCTCAAGGACGACGACGAGAACGAGGAGTACGTCCCCGAGGGCGTCGAGGCCGCGACGCCGTACAAGGGCTCGCTCGCCTCCGAGCTCCACCAGCTCGTCGGCGGGATGCAGTCGGGCATGGGTTACGTCGGTGCCGCGACCATCCCCGAGTTCAAGCAGCGCTCCGAGTTCGTCCGCGTCTCCGCGGCTGGCCAACAAGAGAGCCACCCGCACGACGTGATGATTACCGACGAGGCGCCGAACTACAGCCCCGAGAGCTGA
- a CDS encoding GNAT family N-acetyltransferase yields the protein MSSYVLHSGTDAELGDAAREVRQAVFVDEQGVPESEEMDGKDEVATHFVITHDETPVATARTRFIDDATVKVERVAVLDSHRGEGLGKRVMAAAERAAREAGATTALLHGQRHVESFYTGLGYETVGEEFEEAGIPHVEMVKPLDAE from the coding sequence GTGTCATCGTACGTCCTCCACAGCGGCACCGATGCGGAACTCGGTGACGCCGCCCGCGAGGTCCGTCAGGCGGTGTTCGTCGACGAGCAGGGCGTCCCGGAGAGTGAAGAGATGGACGGCAAGGACGAGGTGGCCACGCACTTCGTGATTACTCACGACGAGACCCCGGTGGCGACGGCCCGAACCCGGTTCATCGACGACGCGACCGTGAAGGTCGAACGGGTCGCAGTGCTCGACTCTCACCGGGGCGAGGGGCTCGGCAAGCGAGTCATGGCCGCGGCCGAGCGAGCGGCGAGGGAAGCCGGTGCGACCACGGCGCTGTTACACGGCCAGCGCCACGTCGAGTCGTTCTACACCGGACTCGGCTACGAGACGGTCGGCGAGGAGTTCGAAGAGGCCGGCATCCCACACGTGGAGATGGTGAAACCGCTCGACGCCGAGTGA
- a CDS encoding PAS domain S-box protein: protein MSSENLDTIAVLLVDDNPELADLTATYLEREDEQFDVTTVATASEALDRLPESTCDCIVSDYEMPGQNGIEFLTAVREAYADLPFILYTGKGSETVASDAISSGVTDYLQKESGTSQYTVLANRIRNVVEQYRSAAALKNSKKRLSLLIEQSPIGVLEYNEDFEIVRLNEKGESILGYSEEELLGDTWERLVTEESYQNVDAVTDALAEARGGYHSVDRNVRKDGEEIICEWHNRVITDEHDDVVAIISLFQDITDRTERQQELERYEAYLEGSTDIITVLDDSGQIQYQSPSVTRILGFDAGELVGQNGFEFVHPDDRESTLEAFERLSTGAESRVEAEARFRTASGEWRWLDIRGTDYRDNPDIEGIVVNSRDITARKQREQELRESSARLKALFDESPDMINVHDIDGNIVEPNPRLCEETGFSKAELLEMKVWDLDVKLDPAEAKSLWQEMDEDAQRKITSEYHRKNGSTFPVEIHVRRHDADGEQRFIAISRDISERRQREEQLEQFASVVSHDLKNPLKVAEGHLELARETGETRHFDSVQQAHERMFELIENLLTLSREGEQVGALDVVDVGTVAESCWQSVETADATLRTDSAPQIHANRERLKQLLENLIGNAVEHGGTAVTVTVGRLPGGFYVEDDGAGIAIDDQEELFRPGYSGTEGGTGFGLSIAKQVTDAHDWEITLESSDAGGARFEITGVEIEPS, encoded by the coding sequence ATGTCTTCTGAAAATTTGGATACGATAGCCGTTCTACTGGTGGACGACAACCCGGAACTCGCCGACCTGACGGCGACGTATCTCGAACGTGAGGACGAGCAGTTCGACGTCACCACCGTCGCCACCGCCAGCGAAGCACTGGACCGCCTCCCCGAGAGCACCTGTGACTGTATCGTCTCGGATTACGAGATGCCGGGACAGAACGGCATCGAGTTCCTCACGGCCGTCCGGGAGGCGTACGCCGACCTGCCGTTCATACTGTACACTGGGAAAGGGTCTGAGACGGTCGCCAGCGACGCTATCTCGAGTGGCGTGACCGACTACCTCCAGAAAGAGAGCGGAACGAGCCAGTACACTGTCCTCGCGAACCGGATCAGGAACGTGGTCGAGCAGTACCGTTCGGCGGCGGCGCTCAAGAACAGCAAGAAACGCCTCTCGTTGCTCATCGAGCAGTCGCCGATCGGCGTCCTGGAGTACAACGAGGACTTCGAGATCGTTCGGCTGAACGAGAAAGGCGAGTCGATTCTCGGCTACTCCGAGGAAGAGCTGCTCGGGGACACCTGGGAGCGGCTCGTGACCGAGGAGAGCTACCAGAACGTCGACGCCGTCACCGACGCGCTCGCGGAGGCTCGCGGCGGCTATCACAGTGTCGACCGGAACGTCCGGAAGGACGGCGAGGAGATAATCTGCGAGTGGCACAACCGCGTCATCACCGACGAACACGACGACGTCGTCGCGATAATCTCCCTGTTCCAGGATATCACCGACCGGACGGAGCGGCAGCAGGAACTCGAACGGTACGAAGCCTATCTCGAGGGCTCGACGGACATCATCACCGTGTTGGACGATAGCGGACAGATACAGTACCAGAGTCCATCGGTCACACGAATCCTCGGATTCGACGCGGGCGAGCTGGTGGGTCAAAACGGGTTCGAGTTCGTCCATCCGGACGACAGGGAGTCGACGCTCGAGGCCTTCGAGCGGTTATCGACGGGGGCCGAGAGCCGAGTCGAGGCCGAAGCCCGGTTCCGGACCGCCAGTGGCGAGTGGCGCTGGCTCGACATCCGCGGGACGGATTACCGGGACAACCCGGACATCGAGGGTATCGTCGTCAACAGCCGGGACATCACGGCGCGAAAACAGCGCGAACAGGAACTTCGGGAGAGCTCCGCGCGCCTCAAAGCCCTCTTCGACGAGTCGCCGGACATGATAAACGTCCACGACATCGACGGGAACATCGTCGAGCCGAACCCGCGCCTCTGCGAAGAGACCGGCTTCAGCAAAGCGGAGCTCCTCGAGATGAAGGTCTGGGACCTCGACGTGAAGCTCGACCCGGCGGAGGCGAAGTCGCTGTGGCAGGAGATGGACGAGGACGCACAACGGAAGATAACGAGCGAATATCACCGGAAGAATGGGAGCACCTTCCCGGTGGAGATACACGTCAGGCGTCACGACGCCGATGGCGAGCAGCGGTTCATCGCCATCAGCCGAGACATCTCCGAGCGAAGACAGCGTGAAGAGCAGTTAGAGCAGTTCGCGTCTGTCGTCAGTCACGACCTCAAGAATCCGCTCAAGGTTGCAGAAGGGCACCTTGAACTCGCCAGAGAGACGGGCGAGACCCGACATTTCGATAGCGTCCAGCAGGCACACGAACGGATGTTCGAACTCATCGAGAATCTCCTGACCCTGTCGCGGGAGGGCGAGCAGGTCGGTGCCCTCGACGTCGTCGACGTCGGGACCGTCGCGGAGAGTTGCTGGCAATCCGTCGAAACCGCTGACGCGACGCTCCGAACGGACAGTGCGCCGCAAATCCACGCGAACCGGGAGCGTCTCAAGCAACTGCTGGAGAATCTCATCGGAAACGCAGTCGAACACGGCGGCACGGCTGTCACGGTGACGGTCGGCCGACTCCCCGGCGGGTTCTACGTCGAGGACGACGGTGCGGGTATCGCTATCGACGACCAGGAGGAACTGTTCCGGCCAGGCTATTCCGGCACGGAAGGGGGAACGGGGTTCGGGTTGAGTATCGCAAAGCAGGTCACCGACGCACACGACTGGGAGATCACTCTCGAAAGCAGTGACGCGGGCGGGGCGCGCTTCGAGATTACCGGCGTCGAAATCGAACCGTCGTGA
- a CDS encoding DHH family phosphoesterase codes for MSAASGITMASMSTYAILGCGSVGHAVAEELVEEGKDVLILDADEGRVEALRDQDLNAQQADIVEEHVVEMVGDRDVVLIMSSDVEANAEAVLNIRRADGDQFIIARADDPVSADELAELGADVVINPSAVIADSALRALETGELEYKATQLSDVIDGTEERMAILVQRSPDPDSIASAAALVAIAESRDVEADIVYEGEIGRQENRAFVNLLGIELAGRDSVDLSEYDTFALVDVAKGGEPNIDDVDIIIDHYEHEDDHDATFSDIRPNVSATSTILTKYIQELDLNLSETVATALLYGIRAETLDFKRDTTPADLTAAAYLYPFADHDTLEQVESPSMSPETLDVLAEAIRNREVQGSHLVSNAGFIRDRDALSQAAQHLLNLEGITTTAVFAIADDTIYLAARSKDIRMNIGKVLGDAFGEMGETAGHSTDASVEIPLGIFMGLDTSDDNRDTLLELTESAVKQKLFQAMGVDSTSENGNGS; via the coding sequence ATGAGTGCAGCCAGCGGCATTACGATGGCCTCGATGTCTACCTATGCCATCCTCGGGTGTGGGAGCGTCGGCCACGCCGTGGCGGAGGAACTCGTCGAGGAGGGGAAAGACGTTCTCATCCTGGACGCTGACGAGGGGCGCGTCGAGGCTCTGCGCGACCAGGACCTGAACGCCCAGCAAGCAGACATCGTGGAGGAACACGTCGTCGAGATGGTCGGCGACCGCGACGTGGTCCTCATCATGTCGTCCGACGTCGAGGCGAACGCGGAGGCGGTCCTGAACATCCGGCGTGCGGACGGCGACCAGTTCATCATCGCGCGCGCCGACGACCCAGTCTCGGCCGACGAACTGGCGGAGCTGGGGGCGGACGTCGTCATCAACCCGTCGGCGGTCATCGCGGACTCAGCGCTTCGCGCGCTGGAGACGGGCGAACTGGAGTACAAGGCGACACAGCTGAGCGACGTCATCGACGGCACCGAGGAGCGGATGGCGATTCTCGTCCAGCGCTCGCCCGACCCGGACTCCATCGCGTCGGCGGCGGCGCTCGTGGCGATCGCCGAGAGTCGGGACGTCGAGGCGGACATCGTCTACGAGGGCGAGATCGGGCGCCAGGAGAACCGAGCGTTCGTCAACCTGCTTGGCATCGAACTCGCGGGGCGCGACTCGGTCGACCTCAGTGAGTACGACACCTTCGCGCTCGTCGACGTCGCGAAGGGCGGCGAACCGAACATCGACGACGTCGACATCATCATCGACCACTACGAGCACGAGGACGACCACGACGCGACGTTCTCGGACATCCGGCCCAACGTCTCCGCGACGTCGACGATTCTCACGAAGTACATCCAGGAACTCGACCTGAACCTGAGTGAGACCGTCGCGACGGCGCTGCTGTACGGCATCCGCGCCGAGACGCTGGATTTCAAGCGAGACACCACGCCGGCGGACCTGACGGCGGCCGCCTATCTCTACCCGTTCGCCGACCACGACACCTTAGAGCAGGTCGAGTCCCCGTCGATGAGCCCCGAGACGTTAGACGTCCTCGCCGAGGCCATCCGGAACCGGGAGGTCCAGGGCAGTCACCTGGTCTCGAACGCCGGGTTCATCCGCGACCGGGACGCCCTCTCGCAGGCCGCACAGCACCTCCTCAACCTCGAAGGCATCACGACGACGGCCGTCTTCGCCATCGCCGACGACACCATCTACCTCGCGGCCCGGTCGAAGGACATCCGGATGAACATCGGCAAGGTGCTCGGCGACGCCTTCGGCGAGATGGGCGAAACGGCGGGTCACTCGACGGACGCGAGCGTCGAGATTCCACTCGGTATCTTCATGGGCCTCGACACCAGCGACGACAACCGCGACACGCTGCTCGAACTGACGGAGTCGGCCGTCAAGCAGAAGCTGTTCCAGGCGATGGGCGTCGACAGTACGAGCGAGAACGGGAACGGAAGCTAG
- a CDS encoding PRC-barrel domain-containing protein, with translation MDPESVPQEITTLVGREVYSKNGVFVGEVEDLRLDLDRQEVTGLALHQINTELFDQEVRSSRGVILPYRWVQAVGDVVIVNDIVERLRSPDSDEEEEVAA, from the coding sequence ATGGACCCGGAGAGCGTACCCCAGGAGATTACGACACTCGTCGGACGCGAGGTGTACTCGAAGAACGGCGTCTTCGTCGGCGAAGTCGAGGACCTCCGCCTCGATCTCGACCGGCAGGAAGTCACCGGTCTCGCCCTACACCAGATCAACACCGAACTGTTCGACCAGGAAGTTCGGTCGTCACGCGGCGTCATCCTCCCGTACCGGTGGGTGCAGGCAGTGGGTGACGTCGTCATCGTCAACGATATCGTCGAGCGGCTCCGCTCGCCGGACTCCGACGAAGAGGAAGAAGTCGCGGCCTAG
- a CDS encoding SRPBCC domain-containing protein, with protein MRELSASIDVPAPPATVWEVLTDVAAYPRWNTLLRVRGDLTETGTVSARLSVPGLPTIPFRPRVLTVVPEREVRWRTTLFGQAAEHAFLLEPTDDGTGTRFTQHERIDGPLANPVVSRLERRMRRGFEQMNVGLRRRAIELAES; from the coding sequence ATGCGCGAGCTATCAGCGTCGATCGACGTCCCGGCGCCGCCGGCGACGGTGTGGGAGGTGCTGACCGACGTCGCGGCGTATCCCCGGTGGAACACGCTGCTCCGCGTGCGGGGGGACCTGACTGAGACAGGCACGGTATCCGCCCGGCTGTCGGTTCCGGGGCTCCCGACGATACCGTTCAGACCCAGGGTGCTGACCGTCGTGCCCGAGCGAGAGGTCCGTTGGCGGACGACGCTGTTCGGACAGGCCGCCGAGCACGCGTTCCTGCTCGAACCGACCGACGACGGGACCGGGACGCGGTTCACGCAACACGAGCGAATCGACGGGCCGCTCGCCAACCCCGTGGTCAGTCGTCTGGAGCGACGGATGCGACGGGGCTTCGAGCAGATGAACGTCGGCTTGCGCCGCCGGGCCATCGAACTGGCCGAGTCGTAG